The following DNA comes from Vespula pensylvanica isolate Volc-1 chromosome 5, ASM1446617v1, whole genome shotgun sequence.
aattttattattaactctGATATCATATTCTCCTAATGCGATGCACGTTATATCGTATATGAAAGGaatatcgattagaaaaacgataatcaggctttttcatcgatataaaataaaaacaaacaaattattaaaatttttattaaacatgtgacgtattttcaatattaacatatggcatgataatttttaacttGGATTTCTCgcatgtttccttttttttttttcttcttttttttttttgtttagaaaaaataaaaacatatgtaATTTACCATCGGTAGAAAATGTTGTAATAAACGTCGgtaaattatcataaattgaTTGATTACTGACTGAAGCGTTTAAAAATTAGGAGATTATGATCAGGAAGGAGTTAATttgcataattattattgcaagtgatttaattgaaaattttatgtcgtttaattttgattgaaatcggtgaaagagaaaatgagaaatttcGACCAAATAGTTCATTACAGCGTAGTAAGACTAGTAGTGGCCTAAAATGAATTCTCTTACCATACCCTAGATATTACGTGTATCTACATAAATATgataagtattaataattaatcagaACTGTCAAGACCATAGGAGTGCGATTTGTAAAGGAggcgaaaagaaaatcgacgtTAAAGACAAAATTCTATATTTTGTTGTttgttcttgttattattattattatttttttttttctgttatatttTCACCTCCTTTCTGGTCTGGACAGATCTAAAAATAGTTATATCAtctaaatgtattatatatatatgagattattatcgtaaatgTGAAACGTAGATATCGACATGGCAAAAACTATAATGAACGTTGTTAGTTCGAAAGGCTAATAATAAGCAGTAAAACTTAAGCACTTTGGTGCTATCGTAAATAATATgcaaagaaagcaaaaagttataaaaatggAACCAACGTTTTATTAGATTTACTTAGGGAGTACAGGAGAGATATACAAGAACAGAAttcaaagaaatcattttcaaaaactAGTCCAGCGAAATGCATAGTCCGATTTtgtaacgattattattatcgataggATGATACGTTGATGGGGCGTCTTTTAGAAGCGagtttattgaaattttatattttataggatGTACATAATAATCTTGGAAATATTCTTCCCCTTCCTACATCCCCCTCATTCATAATAAATGCAATTATTAATGATCGGGTAGGTTTAAGACTTATCTGCTTCGTACATCTTTTACATAATTCACATGATTTATTGTTACTTTTACACATATGCAAATTCACcgtatcgaaatatcgattcAATGTCTTAAAAGGCGTCTCATCAAATTAAGAAAGCAAATAAAAGGATTTTCGAAGTTGTCTCTCGGAAACACATTAATATTCATGCTCGAAGAACATGattgtttttatatgatttctttttcttttcgattatttaatatcatagaTTTGTTACGTCcaacgtttattattttcatgcaATTGAAAGTTATTTTAATAGTTGAagttaatatgaaattaataatacacgCGTTCGCTTACGAGTATTATAAGTTTTTTCGTAAacctaattaaaattttatcgtacgaTGAACGTATGCATTTCCGTTTTAATttgttctataaatattttaatgtggACAATATAACTTGCAAAATGTATCGTTGCATTTCCGAATGAACTTCGAATGGAAAGTAGAAGGAAGGATCAACCAGTACGAATACGACcactaataaaatatcgtttattctGATACATCCGAGTGTTATATACCTGTCATGttgtcaaaaataaaaaaaaaaaaaaacagaaaagacaggacgatcttctttttttttcgttgcgGATACtcatatttgtaaaaaaaaaaatattgtaatttaagTATTGGAAACGTAAAAGCTTCCTTGGTTAAAAGTGTTAACTTTAAATTCGTTCTGAAAAAAAGGCCTCGTTTAATTGCAAGGCGCCAATTGACATTTAGAACGTCGTTGCAATTTTTTCGGACAAGGTCGACCACCGTTCTGAGGTTCGTGCTGTGAAGgatcaaagaaaatagagagcaatatttttctattaattatccgatactattctattatatactataccTTGATAGTACGATAACTAACGACCCGTCCTGTGCCACAAGTGACACTGCACTGTGACCAAGGTGACCAATTGGAAACCTCACAATCGACAGGTGTCAAATTCGTTGAATTGGCTGGTATTTGAATTTGTGCCGCGGCTTGAATTGGATTTTCGCCAGCTAGGATAGATCGTACCTGAAATAAGATCGAGCTCGTTGATTACTCTTTTATAACTATTCATCGGTAatcttaactttctttttcaaaaagatcTACTTACGACATTGCAAGCGAGATTGCATTCTTCGGaggtaagaaaattattcctgTTACCTCGGCAACCGCCATAACCGAAGGGAACGCACATTAATTTGCGAGGTTCGAATGCCCATCTTTGGAAATATCCTCTACAGGGACCAACGTCGACCTCCTCCATACATACCActtgaaaatatcatataattacgATCTTACatcattaaaattcattcttttctttacatgCATAATTTCTTTACCTTTTGCCGTAGCCATGTCGAAGGTACAATCAGATTGTATAAGACAATGTCTTTGTTGAAGCAATTCGATACGCGAAGAACACTTTTCTTGCATCGTTGGATCTACTAATAACAATCTCGTTCTTAATTTTACACCTTTGCCACAAGAAGCACTGCATGGTGACCAATCCGACCAATCTGTAACCTACAAAGGATTAATgtaagtattaattaaatagaatattaagaacaatttcaaaaagtaagaaatacgAACTTTGCAAATAGGATCGACAGTTTCCGTGACGAGACACGGAGGTTCcatacatttttccttttctactaGAGAAACGAGAGGACAGTTCTTACGACCCATTTGATCCTTGAACCGTCTGGTTCTCATTTTGAGGCCAATGCCACACGTGGACGAGCATTCTGACCATTCGCTCCAATCGGTGGTCTTGCAGATAGTATCATTTGGTACCAACAAGGTATCgttatcttcctcttcttcgccTCTACGAGATTAAAATTATCGGGAagtgattatatattaatcattagGTGAATCTTATCTATCAGAGAAGATTTCTTAAAGGAAATACACCTACGGACATTCCGGTATATCGGCGACGCACATCTCCTTGAAAACGAGTTGTCTGTTGCAGTTAAACATCCTTGCCTTTTCTGGCATTCTGTATTCTCTCGTACGCATTCTCAGGCCTTTGCCACAGCTCACGGAACAGGAAGACCATGCTGAGTAATCCGTCGTTTGACATTCGGCTTGTTaaagaatacgaaataaataatcgtcaTTATCttgaagagaaaattaatcgttattgGGAACAAACGTATGACAATGATATTGATATCGTACGTTTAGAAGTATCCTCGGTGTTCTCAGCGACCTCTAATTCTTGTACTTGTCGCTGAAGTATTTCCTCGTCGCAACCAcgttgaataattttctctctgtcgAGATACAATCTGGCTAACGGAAGCATAGGTCTACCAGTTGGATCGTAGAACGGTGATCTAGGATCTTCTGGATAGGAGGTCGTGATTGgtttcatcttttctcttgGCTTCGTCTCTGAATTTGGTGACATGTAAGAGATGCCATTATCTGTGCCAGCATCCCAAGGATAAAGATCGATGATCATACTCTTTGTCCAGGTACAATCTTTCTGGCAAAGATTTAATTTACTAACACCCACTACCCAATCGGGCGATGGACCAAACATAGAAGCTATTGAGAGAAGAGGATGTTTCCTGTCTACCctggtaataataaataaacaaattttctaaaaaatataactcgataaaatgtacgaataaaaatatcgatataataatccCCTTGCCTAAAATTCGCACTGGTGTTAGTATTTACATTAGGATGCCAAAGACCAGCAGCCTTGATAAGAGTTCTCAATTTACTGGCTTGAGCTCTCAGTTCAGCTTCTACACCAGACGCTGATCCCCATTCGGCGAGTTGCCTAAAACCATCTGTGGCGATATGATCTCTGCcccagaaagaaaattctggTTCGTGGGACGCCCCGATTAAGTCACTGAAGTGCGTCAACCATGCCGAAAATGGAAAATCTTTAGGATGTGTCTTGTTGGACCAAATACCTTCAAAGGTCAGcttcgaatataaataaatatatatatatatatatttataatttatattgttataattaagtAAAAGTATACTTGTGTCAACGAAgacatttaacatttatttgatcaataagaaatattttatttattttattaggtccgaatgaaatggaaaatattatacttcgcatgtaattttattaacaattaataattcttactCACCGAGTATTTAGCTTCGTCGCAAGCACAACATCTATCCTCGCTTAATTGTTCAACTTCCGTAGGATTCATCTCGCAGAAGGTCTTTGTCAGACCTTCATCCTCGGCGTACCATCTCACGTTATTCTCCAAGATCATAGAAGTAAAGACGACGCAGCCTGATCCAGTAGATGGTGCTTTCCACATAACTTGGATCTGTTCCAAGGGCAAAAAGGTTAACTGTCTTACTCCAGAGAAAAAACTGGAGAACGATTGGCAAGAAGCCAATATAAGTTTAACGACCTTATCCTTCTAATCTTCTTCaggttggaaaaaaaaatttttcatatgaaAAACTTAAGATTAAATCTTAATAACCTCGGATTTTGGATAATCCGTAGCTTCGGAAATAGTATTGATGCAATCTTCGTTGAAAGTAGTCAAAGAATCTGGGAATAATTGAAAGTAACCAACGCGAATAGTGGGATTGTTCGGTGCGTGCTGAGAATGTACGGAAAGAGTGAAACGTGTGAATTGTTGAAGGCGTTCGTGCGTTCTTGACCCTGAAATCATATGTAATAGCAAAACCAAaacgtttcgttcgaacgagaaattatttttatgaaaaaaaaaaaaaaaaaaaaaaaaaagaaaggaaaaaaaatatgaagcaATCGTATCGTATACCTTGTAGACTAATGGTATAAACGGCATCTGGTATATACTTATCAGAAGTCCCACTGATAAGTATTCTGTATCCACCATCTCCGGGTGTTCTCCCAGCGGAAGTTTGTCCCGTCGTTGGTCTCATTGGACATCCTGCCAGAGTCATGGCAGCGAAAGACGCCACCAATATTAAGAATAACATTTTCGTATCTTCTTGCTGACTCGAGGTCAACTGAAAATTACAACGTCTTGGAATAAAAGTTTACGAGAGAGATTGAATACTTCTGGGTATATCTTGTACATGTATCTACGTCTATGTGTTTGTGTTGGTTCGTTATCATACTCGAGGGCAAGAACTCGTGAAAGAATTTTACGACGAGCGGAGGCGAGtgtctttttccatttcttagCTCATAATAGGATGCACTCCGACTCGCTTCATCCGATTATGCGTGCATCTGGGAACTAGGTCGGGATTCCAACAGTCAGAGTCTTGTCAGAGAGACTTTCTGAGATCGGCTACTCTCAACACACGTAGGTGTAGGTTTCTAGAACGCTGGAAAGCGAGATACGGatggacgaagagaaagagagagggtgaaagagagagagagagaaagagaaagagaaagagagaaatagtcgCAGACGGATAGACCGAAGATAGAAAggggaagatagagagagagtagagagagagagagagagagagaaagagagggaaaaagagataagacaCGATATCGTGATCCGGAAATTGCAGTATTTCACTCGTGATGCCCATGAATGCTTTTTACGAGTTTATGAGAGTGACCTCACGAATTAATGAAGAATTCATAATGACTTAAACGTATCGtgtaaatgaattaattaatgaaaggaaaataattagcTATTTGATCAGTCGTTGAAAGACGAACGTACGATATTCTTTgcaatgtttattattaacgatgcACTTTGTAAACTATCGATATTCCTACTATGTTTGTTATGTCTTATCTATACCTGCACGTAGTAGTTTCTATGTTATCCAGAAAATACTTTCCACGATCCACGAGGAAACTATAGACAGCTACGTCTCCTTTTCGCGACGCGTTTGCCCGAAGCGACATATCTAGTTAATTATATCcgtagaaagaagaacgtaTAAGCGTGTCTCGTTATCTCACCCTCGTTTCCTCGACTTTTTCTATCTAAGCCTTGTAAGTAATCGAAATTGTAAATTCGCTTTCTTCTTCGGTTTCACTTCGATCGCTTTTCCATctcgagaaaatgaaaattctttaaatttcaCGGAATCCTGAGATACCTATATGCCTCGTTCGAATATAGTTTGTTAATAATGACGATTATGAGAAACGTGATTGAACTTAGTTAGTTGTTTGACGGTATATCGTAAATTAAActaaaatcgaaaattatctagatatatcgtttttattaaaaagtaacaaaCATCGAGACAAACTTACGAAAGACAATAGTTCTCTGACAAAGTTCTAGACGTAGGTATCACCGGTGTCAAGCTCGAATCAACGGTATCTCTGGAAACGCGAGTTCTTTTATGGTACTTGTCCTTTCACGAGTTAACACTTCTATCGCTTCGGGGTGTTTCGCCCCCGGCCAAATTCAAAACGGGTAACGGTCTGACCAAAACGATTACGCAAGTAGTTATGTGTCTCAAGTTGGCGTGGAAACTCGAAAACGATGTCggtcgaaatatttctttttggcaaaaaaaaaaaaaagtgaaaacaaagaaagataaaagaagagaaagataagcatccattcgaatttttattaatttattcgtttatttcttttatgtttttttttttctctttctttttcttttttatcatcatctttGAGCCTGCAAACCTAAACAcgacaaaaatttgtttaatcgtCGGAATTTTAAATGTTTCGAATTCCTAAAGCCGATAGAAATAGTTTAAAACGTTCGAATCTTCGTAAAGCCTACGCCACTGCGAAACGAGAGACTCACTGATCGATCGCAGGTATGATTTCTTGTAAGAGACATACTATATACGCGTACGTACCTTTCAGACTGAACTCGCGACGAGTACACTACCAGACGAGTTCGTTTAAGCGAAACGAGAGAAGGATGGTTCACGACTAAACGGAATGACTCTAACTGGATACAGGGCTATCGCAGATCTGGAAAGTCAGCGCTCTCAGTTCAAAAAATCTCCGTCGTCCGATACTTTCCCGCGTTCGAAAATCATCAACATGattgttgataatttttttttattccgtacgattaattattgttcgatgaaaataaaaatgataggGCTATACGATTATGAAAGAACAGTTACGCTCGTTGTATTTTTACGTATGACAAgcttcttgaaaaattttatacttattataattGATGAAACTTAATgaataagatataatttctattcgaaaaagaaaaaatagaggaataaaattaatgcgAAAATTGTatcgattcgaaataaaaaaatttgaatttatcgaTTACACTGAATTATAACTAACGCATAAACAAGAGATTTTGCTTATGGTGCGATCTAAGAGCATTATCGACTCTTAGGGTCAATTTTAGGTCGCGATATCTTACTCGAAGCGGAATCATCGTTCGAGTAGATAATACGAAATTGTATGATATATCATATCCAAGAGTATGCCTTAACAAACTGTCTTTTAAAATCATTCTTCGttgaatattttgtaattcacAAAATTGATTACGTTATTCTTGATAAATCggaataaataatgattcgttaattatcatattcaatatttgttaatttatcaattcagtatgatcgataaaatcgtgACAGATACGACAAAATTAAAGGTCTTATGATATTtcgcaattaaaaaaaaagaaataacatttcgaaaattgttataaaaaatattctttcgaatCTAATACAGAAACATAAGAGTATGAACATATCAAATTCGATTGAAACGACGACAATTTTCATCGAGGTGTCGTTTGATGTTTAAAATTTCGCGCCACGGTCGTGCGAGAGCGTCGAAACGCAGACGCGAGATTATCGACGACCGGCGCGTTCGAGTGTCGGCCGAAGTACTTCGCTCATTAAATTCTCACTCAACGTAGAAGTTACGTCGCGCTTTCTTTACGATCGCTCTCTATATTCTGAAATATTTCTGGAATAATTGTGACATGTTTTCGACGAAtcgtgtaaaatataaaaaaagaaatacattgtCGAATTGACCGTGCGTGTTactaaaataagagaagaggatagaaagagagagagagagagagagagagagagaaaaaaataaaaaaagagagagaaatagaaagaaagaaagagaaagagagagagatgtcaacattttttttatgacaaaTTGAACAAAGTGGATATGTTCTTTGGCTGGTGTTCGAGTTCGACTAAAGGAAACGAAACATTACGATTGGTCGGACGGCTGATGCTCGAGACGTATCGTGTCGTTCGTTTTCCCCTAGACAAAGATACATGagaatataaagagagagagagagagagagagagagagagagagagagaagggagtcAGCGCAACGAGTCATCGCGTTGACAGGTAATAGAAGGGGAAAATTAACGTAGTGGAAAGAATCGTGGGACGACGACCAACGACAACGAAGTTGCTAGTACGGctagtgaaaaataaaaatcaagaagaaaaagaagaagaagaagaaggaagaagaagaaggagaagaagaaacgacgacgacaaaatacaaggagaaggagaacgtAGAAGGCCATGGCGAGTTTGGCGGGCAGCTCGTCATCCGGCCTGGCCAGACCGCCGACGATGCTGGAGCAGCTCCTCGAGGAAATCAATTTCCAGAGGACAAAGGAGCTCCGGCAAATGCTCAAAGACGGTTagtatattatctatatacgtgtctatgtatatatgcataatatatatatattatgtataatatatatatttatacacatacacatatatatatatataatttattatgtatatgttgtatatataatatgtaatatataatatataatatataatatatatatatatgtatgtacaaatataagtTTACacctattatttctttattcttcgaactctaaataattttttcaacctTCTAtctgcctctctttctctttttaaactGACGTTCTCGATAATGCTCGTATTCGTTCATCCAACATTTATCactatttttctcgatatcattattatttaatttcataactCAGCgaatgctaaaaaaaaaaaaaaaaaataaagaaaggtaaaaaggaAGTTAAAATTGTTCGTAGATTAATATATCACAAATTTTCACGGTTAATTACGTATTTCCTGGTAAACATTCATTAATCTGTCGTGGTCAAGCCGGCTTTATATAGGTTCTGTTTAATCTTATCAAGATCGAGGCTATGTCTAAAAGATCTTTGATACGTATAACTATGACTTCGTATTATTACGTATCtgtcttttgtatttattagataaatgCACGCTATCTGCCGGTTAATCTACAATTACAAATAATCGCGACTACTTCGCGTATATAATTCATTGGTcgacataatttatttattttttttttctcattgaaTTTAGCttctccttattttttcttttctttttttctctttttgctacatttttcatcatcttcacaagaataaatatatcgaatatttatttatttatttatttttttataatacacgtaaatatatgtatatatttcacgTTTCTATggtaaaataaagttaaatcgattattttctactCTTGTCTTTTCCCTCCTtgatattcgtatatatgcaACTATTCTTTCTCACAAAGGGGAAGATCAGGAGAGCCCTTTAAAGGACTCGCATGGCACGTGTACTTTAACGATGAGAATAAAGAAACGCGCTAATcccttttatcgatcgttgtcTAACCATTGTACTTACATccattatctttcttctttcttttttgaatattttacaagaatctttactagataaaaaaaaaaaaaaaaaaaaaagacagacaaCTAATTCCTATGTCAATTTGTAGAAATACAAGTACTACTATAAGGACTTCGTTCCTttgttcgatctttttttccttttattttattttttttgtttgtttagaCTCCGGTTTCGTCGTACTTCAAGGTATGACCTACTGGACCGATCTGTTCGTTCGTCATTTCCTATTCCAAGCGGAACATACGATAGACGGTGACGATTTgctcttcttcgttcgtaaGAAGCACGTTAAAACCTCTTCGAGATATTTACCAAAGTTTGAAACCGAGGTCGATGTCTTTCGCAAGGACAGCAAGAAACTGCCGATTGGTGATCCTGATATCGATTGGGAAGAAACCGTGTACCTGAATCTAGTCGTGCATCAATTCGATTACACTCTAACTTTAGCGATATGCACAAGGACAAGTCCGAAGGAATTGCAAGTAAGAATTTTGAATGTGAACATAGATTTGggggaaagatagatagatttgtaaaaaaagaaaaggaagaaatgaacAATTACGAATCTctatttgttctctctctctccctctctctatttatatttatatctatctttatcacAATctccattaatttttattttacttattagGTTTTACGAAGACATTCGCAGAAAGTATACGCAAGTCCTAGCCGTCGACGAATGGATGCTAAAGGTGATCTCGAGGAGATGACGTACCCGCATATTTGCTTCATGGTAGACAATTTCGACGAAGTCTTCTGTGATATTTTAGTAAGAGATGGGGAAATGGTCTGTGTTGAATTGGTAGCTTCCGATAGGGACGGTGCCGTCCAGGGTGTAATCTTTTTAGGTTCGATCAGATACGATGCCTTGAAGAAAGTATACGACGCTAGGGTAAACTATgatattatacgaaataaaaatccaaatataatgattcgaaacgattaaatatattttacagacGATGAACATATATTATGAATTTCAGTCGAGTCTCAGCACAAAAATGGCGCAGCGCATGACCTTCGGTCTTTTCTCAGGCGCAACCTCTCAACGAATAGAATTCGTTCGTATGAAGGGACCACGTGGTATGTAAACGAGCAAACGGAATATGGTCTTCTTAGGACATGCACTTTGCATACTATTATTAACTCGTCGAGTACCCATAGAAATTTATCAAGAATCGGCTTGTTTGACTTTACGAACGGCATATTAAGAAGTTTGTAAAAATAGTAAACCAATATTTAACAAGTGTGTTATTATCGATAGCAATATCCTTTATTTCATCGTTAGCAAACTAAAAAGAGAATGTATACAATATGCAATTATTTCCCTAtgacaatataaattatatatatatacatatattcgtctcgacaaaggaaaaaagaaaaaacgaattatgaaagaaaaggcaAGCGTTGTCAAAtttgattttcctttttttttttttctttcctttttcttgagCCAAGTTTGACATTGCactataaacattattataacgCATCCAAATGAGCAACGGCAGAACGATTCGTAGGAAAAGGACATGCTGAAATGGCAGTGACAAAGCCAAAAGGATCAGGAGCCGAGACGCCAACTTCTGAGCCAGGATATTGTGCAACCGATGCTTTATGGGACGCCGATTGGGATGACGCAGAAGAGCTCTTCATGTATCGTCATCAACGTAGACTCTCCGATCCGAGTGCGAATCTAAACAATTTTGTTCGTGGTGGTTGGAGAACAAAACCTGACACTGCTGCGATGAAAGCTAGATCGGAGAACGAAGGACTGGATTCCATGGCAAATGGCCTAAGCGAGATCGAGGCTGGCGACGTTCGAGACGGTAATTAACGATGCTAattgtcctctttctctctctctctctctctctctctctctctctctctctcttctccactctctttctctctttctataatatCTTTCCGTGCCTGTTATTCTCGCGTTTGCATCCTTGAATTCATttcttgaattctttttttttttcttgtttttttttttttaaacaaaaatcacAAAGATTCccatttcgatatataattaatgcaCATTTGACGCatgatctttctttattcctttattaCAAGACgggattaaataaaaagattaattaaataattcgtaattgTATTTTAACCGAAACGAATGAAGCATGTTTCTTTCCAGTGCCAGTCCTCATAGAATCTCTGTCTCTGCGATGTCTACGATAGTAAACGGgcttatatttatcgaaaatgcTATACAAAGTAGGTACGTCGAATTTGTCGATCGCAAAGGTTCGGAGATTCTTGTCAAACTAGTTGCACTCTTTGACTGCTTGCTGTTTATCCTAcctctatctttcctttccgGCCTAAT
Coding sequences within:
- the LOC122629318 gene encoding spondin-1: MLFLILVASFAAMTLAGCPMRPTTGQTSAGRTPGDGGYRILISGTSDKYIPDAVYTISLQGSRTHERLQQFTRFTLSVHSQHAPNNPTIRVGYFQLFPDSLTTFNEDCINTISEATDYPKSEIQVMWKAPSTGSGCVVFTSMILENNVRWYAEDEGLTKTFCEMNPTEVEQLSEDRCCACDEAKYSLTFEGIWSNKTHPKDFPFSAWLTHFSDLIGASHEPEFSFWGRDHIATDGFRQLAEWGSASGVEAELRAQASKLRTLIKAAGLWHPNVNTNTSANFRVDRKHPLLSIASMFGPSPDWVVGVSKLNLCQKDCTWTKSMIIDLYPWDAGTDNGISYMSPNSETKPREKMKPITTSYPEDPRSPFYDPTGRPMLPLARLYLDREKIIQRGCDEEILQRQVQELEVAENTEDTSKPECQTTDYSAWSSCSVSCGKGLRMRTREYRMPEKARMFNCNRQLVFKEMCVADIPECPGEEEEDNDTLLVPNDTICKTTDWSEWSECSSTCGIGLKMRTRRFKDQMGRKNCPLVSLVEKEKCMEPPCLVTETVDPICKVTDWSDWSPCSASCGKGVKLRTRLLLVDPTMQEKCSSRIELLQQRHCLIQSDCTFDMATAKVVCMEEVDVGPCRGYFQRWAFEPRKLMCVPFGYGGCRGNRNNFLTSEECNLACNVVRSILAGENPIQAAAQIQIPANSTNLTPVDCEVSNWSPWSQCSVTCGTGRVVSYRTIKHEPQNGGRPCPKKLQRRSKCQLAPCN
- the LOC122629232 gene encoding uncharacterized protein LOC122629232 isoform X2, translated to MASLAGSSSSGLARPPTMLEQLLEEINFQRTKELRQMLKDDSGFVVLQGMTYWTDLFVRHFLFQAEHTIDGDDLLFFVRKKHVKTSSRYLPKFETEVDVFRKDSKKLPIGDPDIDWEETVYLNLVVHQFDYTLTLAICTRTSPKELQVLRRHSQKVYASPSRRRMDAKGDLEEMTYPHICFMVDNFDEVFCDILVRDGEMVCVELVASDRDGAVQGVIFLGSIRYDALKKVYDARSSLSTKMAQRMTFGLFSGATSQRIEFVRMKGPRGKGHAEMAVTKPKGSGAETPTSEPGYCATDALWDADWDDAEELFMYRHQRRLSDPSANLNNFVRGGWRTKPDTAAMKARSENEGLDSMANGLSEIEAGDVRDGLQNHHHHHQSHQLNHHHHHIEVGSEILVPSGDRLTDDNVRQKLDSGAILVHGKEELPLTYNKADNNKKRRPYSTGQLGHEKLNGLDTEDERRRLSDDELLRVRRVQGRRRLRSAGSDHEDYSTRNRNNEFDSSNDEDNRRGSRQRCQRHEEYQEEEDETGKDKNANARGNLNPHNKQSATLPRRRRRRALSGSFAGNPLPPHRVTPDGTAIYYWCELPRRPGSQELDDGAYNPLWTMRGFTQTFHFWKETRRAQSVPLNAFLTYITLPWWSIAKDILDHREGPILTF
- the LOC122629232 gene encoding uncharacterized protein KIAA0930 homolog isoform X4 — protein: MASLAGSSSSGLARPPTMLEQLLEEINFQRTKELRQMLKDDSGFVVLQGMTYWTDLFVRHFLFQAEHTIDGDDLLFFVRKKHVKTSSRYLPKFETEVDVFRKDSKKLPIGDPDIDWEETVYLNLVVHQFDYTLTLAICTRTSPKELQVLRRHSQKVYASPSRRRMDAKGDLEEMTYPHICFMVDNFDEVFCDILVRDGEMVCVELVASDRDGAVQGVIFLGSIRYDALKKVYDARSSLSTKMAQRMTFGLFSGATSQRIEFVRMKGPRGKGHAEMAVTKPKGSGAETPTSEPGYCATDALWDADWDDAEELFMYRHQRRLSDPSANLNNFVRGGWRTKPDTAAMKARSENEGLDSMANGLSEIEAGDVRDVPVLIESLSLRCLR
- the LOC122629232 gene encoding uncharacterized protein KIAA0930 homolog isoform X3 — encoded protein: MASLAGSSSSGLARPPTMLEQLLEEINFQRTKELRQMLKDDSGFVVLQGMTYWTDLFVRHFLFQAEHTIDGDDLLFFVRKKHVKTSSRYLPKFETEVDVFRKDSKKLPIGDPDIDWEETVYLNLVVHQFDYTLTLAICTRTSPKELQVLRRHSQKVYASPSRRRMDAKGDLEEMTYPHICFMVDNFDEVFCDILVRDGEMVCVELVASDRDGAVQGVIFLGSIRYDALKKVYDARSSLSTKMAQRMTFGLFSGATSQRIEFVRMKGPRGKGHAEMAVTKPKGSGAETPTSEPGYCATDALWDADWDDAEELFMYRHQRRLSDPSANLNNFVRGGWRTKPDTAAMKARSENEGLDSMANGLSEIEAGDVRDELDDGAYNPLWTMRGFTQTFHFWKETRRAQSVPLNAFLTYITLPWWSIAKDILDHREGPILTF
- the LOC122629232 gene encoding uncharacterized protein LOC122629232 isoform X1, producing MASLAGSSSSGLARPPTMLEQLLEEINFQRTKELRQMLKDDSGFVVLQGMTYWTDLFVRHFLFQAEHTIDGDDLLFFVRKKHVKTSSRYLPKFETEVDVFRKDSKKLPIGDPDIDWEETVYLNLVVHQFDYTLTLAICTRTSPKELQVLRRHSQKVYASPSRRRMDAKGDLEEMTYPHICFMVDNFDEVFCDILVRDGEMVCVELVASDRDGAVQGVIFLGSIRYDALKKVYDARSSLSTKMAQRMTFGLFSGATSQRIEFVRMKGPRGKGHAEMAVTKPKGSGAETPTSEPGYCATDALWDADWDDAEELFMYRHQRRLSDPSANLNNFVRGGWRTKPDTAAMKARSENEGLDSMANGLSEIEAGDVRDADGEECVWGRCGGSPGVRRSSRSRSHRRRSPLRIPARQQRQRAAQKQRNSRERKSSDKEKNSPGSKDSNNYREQHGLQNHHHHHQSHQLNHHHHHIEVGSEILVPSGDRLTDDNVRQKLDSGAILVHGKEELPLTYNKADNNKKRRPYSTGQLGHEKLNGLDTEDERRRLSDDELLRVRRVQGRRRLRSAGSDHEDYSTRNRNNEFDSSNDEDNRRGSRQRCQRHEEYQEEEDETGKDKNANARGNLNPHNKQSATLPRRRRRRALSGSFAGNPLPPHRVTPDGTAIYYWCELPRRPGSQELDDGAYNPLWTMRGFTQTFHFWKETRRAQSVPLNAFLTYITLPWWSIAKDILDHREGPILTF